The region TCCGCAAGTGTGGATGACATCAAGGAACTGCGCGTCACCCACGTGCTTGATGCACTCAACGACATTCTCGCAGCGCATATCTTCCCGGAGCGGGAAGATGGCAGTGACCCTCGATCCTGCCCGACCTGTGATGACGGCCGCCTGTCGCTGAAACTCAGCCGCTATGGCTCCTTCATCGGTTGCTCCAACTATCCGGACTGCCGCTATACACGGCAGCTGTCTCAGTCTGACAGCGAAGCTGCAGACGCTGACAACGGTCCGAAAATTCTCGGCCAGGACCCAGCAAGTGGTGAAGATATCAGCCTCAGAACCGGACGTTTCGGCCCCTATGTGCAGATTGGCGAAGAAGCCAAGCCCAAACGGGCCAGCATCCCGAAAGGCTGGTCACCAGACAGTATTGATCTGGAAAAGGCTCTCTCACTCCTGTCCTTGCCACGCGAAGTTGGCCTGCATCCCGAAAGCGGGCAGATGATTTCCGCCGGGATCGGTCGGTATGGCCCGTTCGTCCAGCACGAGAAGACCTATGCCAATCTGCCATCAGTCGAGGATGTCTTCACCGTCGGCCTCAATCACGCGGTTACCCTGATTGCCGAAAAGCTTGCAAAAGGCGGTCGTGGTCGTGGTGCTGCACAGGTTCTCAAAGAACTGGGCGACCATCCGGATGGCGGTGCCATCACGGTAAAAGATGGCCGCTATGGCCCTTATGTGAACCATGGCAAGGTCAACGCTACTCTGCCAAAAGACAGCGACCCGCAGGCCGTAACGCTGGAACAGGCGCTTGAACTGATTGCCGCCAAGAGCAAAACCAGCAAGTCCAAAACCACGAAAAGCAAAACTGCTGCCAAAAAAACAACGGCCAAGAAGACCACGCGGACCAAAAAGACCGCCAGTTGATCAGCCGGCCTGAACGGGAAAGACAGACCATTTGGCCAAAATGAAAAAACCGAAGGGCAAGAAGCCCGGCTTGCCCTCTCGGGAAGATGTTCTCGCCTTTATCGCCGAACATCCCGGCCAGTCAGGAAAACGGGAAATTGCCCGAGCCTTTGGTCTGAAAGGCGCAGCCAAAATCGCTCTGAAGAAGCTTCTGAAAGAGCTAACGGATGACGGCGTTCTCGTCAGGCATAGAAAACGCCTGACCAAACGCGGGGAACTGCCGTCCGTCACGGTCCTGACCGTTCATGAACTGAGTTCTGATGGAGATCTGGTCGCCCTGCCCCAGCAATGGGATGAGGATGATCTTGGAGATCCTCCCCGCGTTCTGGTTCTCGACAGCAAGCGCCCCAATGCCCCGAAACCCGGGTTGGGTGATCGGATTCTGGCTCGTATTACGGAACCACCCGAGCCTGATGCCGGTTTTGCCTATGCGGCCCGGCCCATGAAGCTCCTTGAGAAAAAGAACCCGCCAGTGCTGGGTATTTTCCGGGCCATGCCCGGCGGCGGTCGCATCATCCCGGTTTCCAAGAAGCAGGATGAGATTGTTGTCGATGCCATCGGGGCCGGAAAGGCCAAGGATGGTGATCTGGTCGAGGTGGAGATCACCAAGGCCGGACGGCACGGCCTGAAGCGCGGACGGGTCAAGGAAACGCTCGGCAATATGGACAATGAGAAGGCGGTCAGCATGATCGCCATTCATGCTCATGAGATTCCGCATGTTTTTCCAAGTGAGGTTCTGGCAGCAGCTGATGCTGCAACAGAAGCGGACTGGAGCAGGCGCGAGGACTGGCGGCATATTCCTTTCGTCACCATCGACCCCGCTGACGCCAAGGATCATGACGATGCCCTCTATGCCGAGGCTGATCCGTCATCCGACAATGACGGCGGGTTTGTGCTCTATGTGGCCATTGCCGATGTCTCCTATTATGTGCGTCCGGGATCCCTGCTCGATAAGGAAGCTCTCCATCGCGGTAATTCGGTCTATTTCCCCGACCGGGTCGTTCCCATGCTGCCCGAGCGGATTTCAAATGATCTCTGCTCGCTGAAGGAAGGCGTTGACCGCCCGGCCATGGCTTTGCGGATCATTCTGGACAAGAGTGGTCGAAAGAAAAGTCACAGTTTCCACCGGGTGATGATCAAGTCAGCTGCAAAGCTAGCTTATCCCGAGGCTCAGGCCGCTATCGATGGCGACCCCAGTGAGCGGAGCGCGCCATTATTGGAGACGGTCCTGAAGCCGCTCTGGGCCTGCTACGACGCTATGAAGAAGGCGCGTGATGCCCGTGAGCCTCTGGACCTGGATTTGCCGGAACGCAAGATCCTGCTCAAACCCGACGGGACCGTCGACCGGGTCATCGTCCCTGATCGCCTCGATGCGCATCGCCTTGTGGAAGAGTGCATGATCCAGGCGAATGTGGCAGCAGCTGAAACTCTTGAGAAGCAGCGAACACCACTCGTCTACCGCATTCACGACACTCCGTCCCTTCAGAAGCTGGAGGCCTTACGGGAATTCCTGACCAGTATCGATCTCAGCTTCTCGAAATCCGGCAATCTGCGACCATCGCATTTCAATCACATTCTGCAGCGTGTTGCAGAAACGGAACATGCTGATCTGGTCAATCAGGTTATCCTGCGCAGCCAGAGCCAGGCAGAATATAATCCTGAGAATATAGGGCATTTTGGCCTCAACCTGAGACGCTATGCCCATTTCACCAGCCCGATCCGTCGTTATGCGGACCTGATTGTCCACCGTGCGCTGGTGCGGGCCCTGTCACTGGGCGCAGGAGAATTACCCTCCGACGCCGAAGCCACACTGAAGACTGTGTCAGAGCAGATCTCAGGCACGGAACGACGCGCCATGGCAGCCGAGCGTGACACAATCGACCGCCTGATTTCCGCTTTCATGGCCGACCAGATCGGTGCGAGCTTTACAGGACGGATCGCCGGAGTGACCTCAGCAGGCCTGTTTGTGAAACTGTCAGAGACCGGCGCAGACGGTTTTGTACCCATTTCCACATTGGGTGATGACTACTTCATTTATGACGAAGCCAGCCAGTCCCTTATCGGAGAACGCACAAGCAAGGGCCACCGCCTTGGAGACAACGTGGAGGTGAGACTTATTGAAGCAGCCCCCATGGCTGGCGCATTGCGCTTTGAACTGTTAAGTGAGGGGGTGAAGCGATCACAGATCGACGCAAAACGATCGATCCGGAACGCTCGTCGCAGGCGCGGGTCTCGCCTTGCAGATAAGGGAAATCGACGTAACGGGCGCAGTCAACGCAAGCGCTCGTGAGAAGGAGCCTGAAATGGCAGTCACCGAAATGCACCATGATGCCAAGCGTCCCCCGCGGTCTGTCTGGACGTCCATGTGGCGCGGCATGCGCTTCAAATGCCCGAAATGTGGCGAAGGATCCGCTTTCAAGAGCTTTCTGAAAGTGGCCGACAACTGCAATCACTGCAATGAAGACCTCAGCCACCACCGCGCCGATGATGCCCCACCCTATTTCACGGTGTTGATTCTCGGCCATATCATCATCTTCCCGGTTCTCTGGCTGGAAGCGACTTATGAGCCGTCTCTCTGGGTTCATACTGCAATCTGGGGTCCGCTTTCTGTTCTGCTGACACTTGCCTTCCTGCGGCCAATCAAGGGGTCTATCGTTGGCCTGCAATGGGCGCTCTACATGCATGGCTTTGACCCCTACGCAGACAAGAACGGTGATCCGGGTGTCGAGTTCACAGACGACAAATAAGCCGCAGACCAGTGCTCGGCTGACAAAGGAAGCAGAGAAGCACTGGAATACGGACTATCCCCTGTTGCGGCCGAAAGATGCCGCAACACTGATTATCCTTGACCGCAGCACCCCGTCACAGCCCCGCCTGCTGATGGGGCGCAGGCACATGCGGCACAAGTTCATGCCAGGTCTCTATGTTTTTCCCGGCGGGCGTGTTGATCGTGGCGATGGCCGGGTTCCTGCCTCTCAAGAACTGAACCCGGTTGTTGAAGCCAAGCTGCTGAAAGACATGAAACGCGGCCCTCGCCCATCCCGGGCCAGAGCTCTTGTACTCGCCGCCATCCGGGAAACCTATGAGGAAGCGGGACTATTGATTGGCAGCGCCGTCGACCCTGCGCCTTCCATGCCTGCGGACTGGTTCGAGTTTGGCGCTCGCGGCATCCTTCCCGATCTCTCGTCTTTCCGGCTTCTGGCCAGGGCTATTACGCCTCCCCGCCGCAACAGACGCTTTGACACACGGTTCTTCATCGTCGATGCGAGCGCGATTTCTGCCCGCCTTGAGAGCGGCACAGGGCCATCCGGAGAGCTTGAAGATCTGCATTGGCTGACAATCCCGGAAGCGCTTAACCTCAAACTGCCGGGTATAACCATCCAGATACTGGAAGATCTGGAAGAGCGGATGCGCATTGATCCGGATCTCTCTCCCGACCATCCTGCCCCCTATTATTACTGGCGACCTTCAGGCATGATCCGCGACGAAATCTAATTTTATCCGGATTCGCGCTGTCATGACTTTGTCTGCTTCCCCGCCTGCTGCTGACAAGCAGGCTGTTATTCCTCTGCTGGCAGCAGTGGCATCGATTACATCGGTCGGCATGGGGCTTAGCCTGATGTCGCCGCTTCTGAGCCTGGTTCTTGAGGCCAAAGGCTTCTCAGACAGCCTGATCGGCCTCAACACCATGATTGGTGCCATAGGCGCTCTGGTCTCTACACTGATCACAACAACAATTGCCCGGCATATTGGCGTGTCTCTGACCATGATTCTGACGCCATTCCTCACAGCCGGGCTGGTGTTGTCTCTCTATTTCATATCGTGGATACCGGCCTGGTTCCCCATCCGTTTCGCAATCGTGTTTGGCCTGACCGTCCATTTTATCCTGTCTGAATTCTGGATCGTCTCCGGGTCCGCAAGCCACCGCCGTGGCTTCTGGATGGCTATTTACGCGACCAGTCTGTCCGTCGGCTTTGCTATTGGAACCCTGACCCTGTCCCTGACCGGATCACAGGGTGTTCTGCCCTTTGCCATCTGTGCCGGTCTCATTCTGTTTGGAGCCGTCCCCGCCATTCTGGCACGCCATCATGCACCCAGACTGGAGCGTGAACAGCCGACCCAGCCACTCAAATATTTCTTCATGGTTCCTCTGGCTATCTTTGCCGTCGGCGTCTTTGCCTTTTCGGAAAGTTCCGTCATGGCCATGATGCCGCTTTATGGCCTTGGTACAGGGCATGTGGAATCAGATGCCAGTCTCCTCCTGACAGCAGTCATGCTTGGCGGCGTTGTCTTTCAGCTGCCAATCGGTTTTCTCTCCGACAGAATGGACAGGCGCGTTCTGCTGACGGCTATCGCCCTTGTCGGGACGGCTGGCCTCGTGTTTCTGCCTTTTGTCATTACGTCGTTCTGGGCAGCCGTAACCATTCTCTTTGTCTGGGGAGGAATCACAGCAGGTCTTTATACGGTCGGCCTGGCCCATCTTGGCAGCCGCCTGACGGGCAACGCACTTGCCGGAGCCAATTCCGCCTTTGTGCTGTCCTATTCTCTGGGGATGATTATAGGTCCGCCACTCTCTGGCATCGTGCTGGATGTCAGCCCTGTTTACGGTTTTCCGCTTCTGTCTGCTGCGGCTTTCCTTACTTTTTTCCTCTATGCAGCACACCGTTTGAGGGTTCAGCCGGTTTCTGAAAGCACTTGAATGCACACTTCATGGATCACAGCAAACTCCGGCCTTGACAATCCGGCAACAATCAGTAGGTTCCCGTCCTGAAGAGAGCCGGGCTTCTGCCCGGCCCATTTGGTTTATCAAGGGATTCCAAGTCATGGCAAAGGCGACGACCGTAAAGATCCGTCTCGTCAGCACGGCCGACACAGGGTATTTCTACGTCACCAAGAAAAATTCTCGCACAATGACCGAGAAAATGGTGAAGCGGAAATACGATCCGGTCGTCAAGAAGCACGTCGAGTTCAAGGAAGCGAAGATCAAGTAAGATCGCCCTTCCCCGGAAAACAAAAAGCACCGCAAGTCGGTGCTTTTTTTATGCCCGTTCGAGCAGATGCACATATCAGATCCAGGCTGGCGCATACTCTCGAAACGTACGTGCAGCTTTCGGCTAGGAATATAGGTGGAAACAACACGATAGAGTGCCTGGGGAGATAGAGCATTTGGGGTGACACCGTTGTCACACAAAATGCTCTTGAGGGAAGCGTGACCTGCAGAGCTGCGAGGCCCAACCAAAGGCCGGATACGATCGAGAACTGTCTTTGAAAAGAGGGTGACCGGTCGGGAATCCAGAGGCGTGAGGAGGCCACTCCTGCCTCACCCGACCGGTCAAACCCCACGGACCCAGGAGATGCGGCGGACCTGAGCATTCCGTAGGGTATCTGAAAGCAACGCGTGGCGATAACAGAATAACTTCCGTCTATCGCTGCTCTTGTTGTTAACGCGTGCTTTTCTGTCTGAGTGGAAGACTACGCCGTTTAGCGTAAAAAGCAAGATTGCATGCAATTTGAGGCGACTAATCTTAGTCGTTTAGTAAACCCTTAACCTTAACAGAACAGAGAAAAACGATATCCGGAGCATCAACAGTGTCTCTACAAAAGCCATAAAACAGCCACAGACACGAAGTGCGCAGAGAAAATAGATATTATTTATCAGATGCTTGAATTCAAGAGACAGAGGCCCGAAAGCAACAATCGATCCGGTAGAAACAGCGCCACGTCGTGCCCTTATGCGGCTTCGGCAATCACGCGGTTCCGACCGGCTCTCTTGGCATCATAGACCGCGACATCAGCCCGTTTCAGCAAATCTTCAGGTGTCTTGTCGCCCGGCTGCAAAGTCGCCACGCCGATGCTTGTAGTAACAGGAAGCTGCTTATCCAGCTCGCGCAACGTAAATTCGCGCATGGCAATCTCTTCCCTCACACGCTCGGCAATACCCGTTGCCATGTCCAGATCAGTATCCGGCATGACCACGACAAATTCCTCTCCGCCTAGACGACAGGGCAGATCAATTGAGCGAACAATAGAACGAATGCGCTGGGAAAACTCCCTCAGAACCACATCGCCCGCATCATGCCCATAGGTATCATTGACGGACTTGAAGTGGTCGATATCCAGAACCATGATGGAGAGGTTCTTGCCTCTTCGCTCAGCTTCCTTGAAGAGGGTCGACAGATGGCTCTCAAGATAGCGGCGATTATGGAGGCTGGTCAGGCTGTCGGTTACCGCCATGGCCATGGTTGCTTCCACATTGTGGCGCAGCTCATCAGTGAAACGCTTCCGACGAACCTGGGTCCGGACACGTGCCCGCAGCTCATTCTGCTCGATAGGACGCAGCAGATAATCATTCACACCCAGCTCAAGCGCCCGCAGCAATTTTGGATGATCATCTGAATCCGCCATCACCAGCAATGGCAACGTCCGGGTCCGCTCAAGCGAGCGGATCTGAGAACAGAACCGGAGTCCGTCAAAACTGCGCATGGACAAGCTGACAATGCACAGGTCGTAATTGCCATCTGTAGCCTGGAACAGGGCATCATGAGCATCGGACTGAAGATCAACAATGTTCTGTGCATCCAGAACACGCCCGATCCGCTCGGCAGAGCTGCGACGCTCATCAACAACCAGAATACGCGCTGGATCCACATCAAACTGGTCCATGGAGAAATTCTTGGCATCAAGCCCGATCGCCTCCCCCGTCATCGCACGCATATAGAGTTCATCCGTCATCATCTTGAGGCGAACAAGACTCTTCACACGGGTCAGCAGGGTCACGTCATTGACCGGTTTTGTCAGAAAATCATCGGCACCGGCTTCAAGCCCCTTCACCCTGTCATCGGACTGGTCAAGCGCACTCACCATGATAACCGGGATATGCGCTGTTTTCGGGTCAGCTTTCAGGCGACGACAGACTTCAAATCCGTCCATTCCCGGCATCATCACATCAAGCAGGATAATATCGCAGGCTGCTTCGGAACAGATCTTCAGGGCTTCCGGACCGGAAGATGCGGTCAGAACTTCAAAATATTCAGCAATCAAACGCGCTTCGAGAAGCTTAATATTCGCTTCGATATCATCAACAACAAGAACACGAGCAGTCATAGGAAAATTGGCCTTTATGCATCGCCGAGATAAGTTTTGACCGTTTCAATAAACCGGGCAACAGATATGGGCTTCGACAGATAGGCTTCACACCCACCCTGCCGGATCCGCTCCTCATCACCCTTCATGGCAAAGGCTGTAACGGCAATAACCGGTATAGCCCTCAGCTCATCGTCTTCCTTCAGCCATTTGGTCACTTCAAGACCGGATACTTCAGGAAGCTGAATATCCATCAGGATCAGATCGGGCCGATGCTCACGCGCCAGATCAAGCGCAGTCAAACCATTTCTGGTCTGTACGGTTTCATAGCCATGAGCCTCGAGCAAATCGTGGAAAAGCTTCATGTTGAGCTCATTGTCTTCCACGATCAGGACACGTTTTGCCATATCGTCCCCTATTCGGAATCGGCTATCATCAGTGATATCCGATGTCCCCGTTTTAAAGCGTTATCTGATCGGACATTCTAGAGGTGAATTCTTTCAGAAACGCAAACTTACTGAATCAAACAGGATATGGTTAATGATCGGCATCACAAACAGATCAATTTCTAAGGAAGAGGCCCATTCTATCTGTATTGAGGCCGTCCAGTACCTTGCCGGTCATGCAGAAGATCTCGAGCGCTTTATAACACTCACAGGCATGATGCCTGATCAGCTCCGCGACATTGTCAATGATGATGGTGTGAAGTCCGGTGTCCTGGACTTCTTCCTTTCCGACGATTCCCTGCTTTGCGCCTTTGCTGAAACCATCGGGCGCCATCCGGAACATGTGGCCAGTGCCCGGATGGTTATCACCGGCGAGCCTTTGTCGATGTAGCCCATGGACACGTTCGAACAAATCGCCGAAACAAAGCTGACCAACCGCCCTCTTCTGCTCTGTGATGTGGATGAGGTCGTGCTGGAATTCATGGCACCTCTTGAGCGGCATATGAACCGGAAGGGCTACGAGTTCCGGTATGACAGCTATGCTCTCAACGGCAACATCCGCCATCAGCACACAGGCGCAGTACCGCCATCTGATCAGGTAAGGTCTCTTATTCACAGCTTCTTTGCCGAAGACGGTGCCAGTCAGCCAGCCGTCATTGACGCTGCAGACCAATTGGAGGCTCTGTCAGAGCATGTGGATATCATCATGCTGACCAATATGCCTGGTGTCTTCCGTGACCAGCGGATCAATTGCCTTACAAGCCAGGGCATGCCCTACCCCGTTGTCACCAATAACGGCTCCAAGGGGCCTGCCGTCAGCGCATTCAGGGCTCGCACCAACAGGCCCATAGCCTTCATTGATGACAGCCCGACCAATCTCATCTCGGTCGGACAATCCGGTACGGATACGGCCCTCGCCCATTTCATCGCGCATCCGCGATTGTTTGACTTGGTGCCGGATGTTCCAGACGTTATGATCAAAACCAGCAGATGGCAGATATTGGGGGACCATCTCCAGACTTGGCTTGAGACATGTGAATGACCCCCTCAAGGGACCATGACAGACACAGACACCCTTTCCCTCTGTCGGGACTGCCTGACAGATCATGATCGTGTTGTGGCCCGTTGTCCGGGCTGCGGCAGCCCGCGTGTCTTGTCCCATCCCGAGCTTACAAAGCTGGCCATCGCACACATCGATTGCGATGCCTTCTATGCATCCATCGAAAAGCGGGACCACCCGGAACTCCGTGACAAACCGCTGATTATCGGCGGTGGACATCGCGGGGTCGTCTCAACCGCCTGCTATCTGGCCCGTATTTCCGGCGTCCATTCAGCCATGCCCATGTTCAAGGCAAAGCGCCTTTGCCCGGAAGCAGTTGTACTGCCTCCCGACATGGAGAAATATTCCCGCGTCGGCCGGGAAATCCGGCAGATGATGAAAGAGCTCACACCTCTGGTCCAGCCTTTGTCAATTGACGAGGCTTTTCTTGATCTCACAGGCACCGAACGGCTTCACAGAGCCTACCCGGCCAAGGCCCTGCTCGGGCTGGTCAGACGCATCGACAGTGAATTGGCGCTGACCGTCTCAGTCGGGCTGAGCCACAACAAATTTCTCGCCAAGGTCGCCTCTGATCTCGAAAAACCAAAGGGTTTCTCAATCATCGGTCAGGCAGAAACCATGGACTTCCTCGCCAGACATCCCGTTTCCATCGTCTGGGGGGTGGGCAAGGCCATGCAGAAGAAGCTGGCCCAGGATGGTATTACCATGCTGTCGCAAATCCAGGCCATGGAACTCTCCGATCTGATGAAAGCCTATGGCTCCATGGGCGAGCGGCTCTACTATTTGTCGCGCGGGATAGACAAACGCAATGTGAATCCGGAGAGCGATGCCAAAAGCGTCTCGGCCGAAACCACCTTCAACACAGACATTGCACGATTTTCCGAGCTTGAGCCCGTCCTGCGCCGCCTGTCCGAGAAGGTGTCAGCACGGCTGAAACGGTCCGATATTGCCGGGCACACGGTTGTTCTCAAGCTGAAATCAAAGGACTTCCGCATCAGAACACGCAACAGGAAACTTCATGATCCGACGCAGCTTGCCGACAGGATATTCCGGACAGGCCGGGACTTGCTGCAACGGGAGTGTGACGGCACAGAATATC is a window of Coralliovum pocilloporae DNA encoding:
- a CDS encoding response regulator, which produces MAKRVLIVEDNELNMKLFHDLLEAHGYETVQTRNGLTALDLAREHRPDLILMDIQLPEVSGLEVTKWLKEDDELRAIPVIAVTAFAMKGDEERIRQGGCEAYLSKPISVARFIETVKTYLGDA
- a CDS encoding MFS transporter — encoded protein: MTLSASPPAADKQAVIPLLAAVASITSVGMGLSLMSPLLSLVLEAKGFSDSLIGLNTMIGAIGALVSTLITTTIARHIGVSLTMILTPFLTAGLVLSLYFISWIPAWFPIRFAIVFGLTVHFILSEFWIVSGSASHRRGFWMAIYATSLSVGFAIGTLTLSLTGSQGVLPFAICAGLILFGAVPAILARHHAPRLEREQPTQPLKYFFMVPLAIFAVGVFAFSESSVMAMMPLYGLGTGHVESDASLLLTAVMLGGVVFQLPIGFLSDRMDRRVLLTAIALVGTAGLVFLPFVITSFWAAVTILFVWGGITAGLYTVGLAHLGSRLTGNALAGANSAFVLSYSLGMIIGPPLSGIVLDVSPVYGFPLLSAAAFLTFFLYAAHRLRVQPVSEST
- a CDS encoding NUDIX hydrolase, giving the protein MSSSQTTNKPQTSARLTKEAEKHWNTDYPLLRPKDAATLIILDRSTPSQPRLLMGRRHMRHKFMPGLYVFPGGRVDRGDGRVPASQELNPVVEAKLLKDMKRGPRPSRARALVLAAIRETYEEAGLLIGSAVDPAPSMPADWFEFGARGILPDLSSFRLLARAITPPRRNRRFDTRFFIVDASAISARLESGTGPSGELEDLHWLTIPEALNLKLPGITIQILEDLEERMRIDPDLSPDHPAPYYYWRPSGMIRDEI
- a CDS encoding PleD family two-component system response regulator, with amino-acid sequence MTARVLVVDDIEANIKLLEARLIAEYFEVLTASSGPEALKICSEAACDIILLDVMMPGMDGFEVCRRLKADPKTAHIPVIMVSALDQSDDRVKGLEAGADDFLTKPVNDVTLLTRVKSLVRLKMMTDELYMRAMTGEAIGLDAKNFSMDQFDVDPARILVVDERRSSAERIGRVLDAQNIVDLQSDAHDALFQATDGNYDLCIVSLSMRSFDGLRFCSQIRSLERTRTLPLLVMADSDDHPKLLRALELGVNDYLLRPIEQNELRARVRTQVRRKRFTDELRHNVEATMAMAVTDSLTSLHNRRYLESHLSTLFKEAERRGKNLSIMVLDIDHFKSVNDTYGHDAGDVVLREFSQRIRSIVRSIDLPCRLGGEEFVVVMPDTDLDMATGIAERVREEIAMREFTLRELDKQLPVTTSIGVATLQPGDKTPEDLLKRADVAVYDAKRAGRNRVIAEAA
- the rpmG gene encoding 50S ribosomal protein L33; protein product: MAKATTVKIRLVSTADTGYFYVTKKNSRTMTEKMVKRKYDPVVKKHVEFKEAKIK
- a CDS encoding DNA polymerase IV, which codes for MTDTDTLSLCRDCLTDHDRVVARCPGCGSPRVLSHPELTKLAIAHIDCDAFYASIEKRDHPELRDKPLIIGGGHRGVVSTACYLARISGVHSAMPMFKAKRLCPEAVVLPPDMEKYSRVGREIRQMMKELTPLVQPLSIDEAFLDLTGTERLHRAYPAKALLGLVRRIDSELALTVSVGLSHNKFLAKVASDLEKPKGFSIIGQAETMDFLARHPVSIVWGVGKAMQKKLAQDGITMLSQIQAMELSDLMKAYGSMGERLYYLSRGIDKRNVNPESDAKSVSAETTFNTDIARFSELEPVLRRLSEKVSARLKRSDIAGHTVVLKLKSKDFRIRTRNRKLHDPTQLADRIFRTGRDLLQRECDGTEYRLLGIGVSDLGTPENADPDDLVDVKAGKRAAAELAMDSLKTRFGNDQVKLGLLFNPAKADSEQGSEPDDDDSSMDKTDQST
- the rnr gene encoding ribonuclease R — encoded protein: MKKPKGKKPGLPSREDVLAFIAEHPGQSGKREIARAFGLKGAAKIALKKLLKELTDDGVLVRHRKRLTKRGELPSVTVLTVHELSSDGDLVALPQQWDEDDLGDPPRVLVLDSKRPNAPKPGLGDRILARITEPPEPDAGFAYAARPMKLLEKKNPPVLGIFRAMPGGGRIIPVSKKQDEIVVDAIGAGKAKDGDLVEVEITKAGRHGLKRGRVKETLGNMDNEKAVSMIAIHAHEIPHVFPSEVLAAADAATEADWSRREDWRHIPFVTIDPADAKDHDDALYAEADPSSDNDGGFVLYVAIADVSYYVRPGSLLDKEALHRGNSVYFPDRVVPMLPERISNDLCSLKEGVDRPAMALRIILDKSGRKKSHSFHRVMIKSAAKLAYPEAQAAIDGDPSERSAPLLETVLKPLWACYDAMKKARDAREPLDLDLPERKILLKPDGTVDRVIVPDRLDAHRLVEECMIQANVAAAETLEKQRTPLVYRIHDTPSLQKLEALREFLTSIDLSFSKSGNLRPSHFNHILQRVAETEHADLVNQVILRSQSQAEYNPENIGHFGLNLRRYAHFTSPIRRYADLIVHRALVRALSLGAGELPSDAEATLKTVSEQISGTERRAMAAERDTIDRLISAFMADQIGASFTGRIAGVTSAGLFVKLSETGADGFVPISTLGDDYFIYDEASQSLIGERTSKGHRLGDNVEVRLIEAAPMAGALRFELLSEGVKRSQIDAKRSIRNARRRRGSRLADKGNRRNGRSQRKRS
- a CDS encoding DUF3572 domain-containing protein, with amino-acid sequence MIGITNRSISKEEAHSICIEAVQYLAGHAEDLERFITLTGMMPDQLRDIVNDDGVKSGVLDFFLSDDSLLCAFAETIGRHPEHVASARMVITGEPLSM
- a CDS encoding DUF983 domain-containing protein produces the protein MAVTEMHHDAKRPPRSVWTSMWRGMRFKCPKCGEGSAFKSFLKVADNCNHCNEDLSHHRADDAPPYFTVLILGHIIIFPVLWLEATYEPSLWVHTAIWGPLSVLLTLAFLRPIKGSIVGLQWALYMHGFDPYADKNGDPGVEFTDDK